The DNA segment TGGTGGCAGAGGGTGGTGCCTGATGAAGTGCCAGAAGGTCATCTTCAGATTGAAGCCTTTCAAGTGGGAGACTAGAAGTTGTCAATCCAACTTTAGGGTCCTCTCCAAACATGGCTTTGTAGGGGTTCTGTTGATGCCAGCATGATGAGCACAGTTCTTCTGTTGCTGAAACAAATTTGAGTTCCATTGTCCAGTCCTGGGTGTTGTTATCCAAGCCATCAGAATGTCTGATGTCACTGTTTGCTCTTTAAACAGAACCCTGGCTTTGGGGATGTCTGGGCTTGCCATGAACCATGATGAACTGTGGCCACAACTCTTTTAGCTCTGTGATGACTTGGGCTAGGAATTCTAAGCCGTTGTCACTCTGAAGGATGGCTTGTGCACCGAAGAGGAGGAATATATCCATCAGTTGAAAGGCAACTTCAGCAGCTCTCTTGCAAGACAGGGGCCTCAGGATAACAAACTTTGTGAGGTGACACTGGTAAACCATGATCCACTTGAGCTGGTCTTGTGGGGATGACTGCATGTTGACAAGATCAACTTGACCATGAGAGTAGAATTTGTTGGAAACAATAGGCTTGACAACAACACCTGTAGTCTTTTGGACGTTTCCTCTTCTCTTGACAAACAATGCAGTCGACTTGAAAGGTTCAGCAGCATCTGGTTGAGATGAACTATTGACACCTCTCTCTGTGTAACAGTACATTAAAGGAAGTAGGAACTGCTCTGAACTATGATAAATCCTCAGAGTAGCCATCAAAGCTATGGTATTATTTCCAGTGATTTCATGAAATTGCTAGTGTTTTTAGTGAATTTATGAAGTCCCTAAGTGAAACAGTGATTTCACAAACTCCTTAAAAGTTTCAGGGATTTCGCAAAAATCAATATATTCACAATCTTACTGTAACATATACAGTTACCATGAAtagttgtgtatatataacaatggTATGAATACAAAATTGTTTTGAGATGTTTCAACAGTGGTCCtttttcacaaatcaggtcaGGAATGTTTACCAGAGATAATGAATAATCCACATTAAGTTTGAAAGCCTTTTTACTTGATGTAATATTCCATGGCAACACTTTTTTGATGCTATATATTCTCTAAGTTAAAGCCATTCTTATTTTGTCTGGTAATGATATTTGGACAGGGCTATTAGTCATGCCAAATAAGCAATCTAAAGTTCCTTTATTCACTCTATAGGATGCAAACATGTGGTGGCTGGAATTTGATCACTTGAAAGATCATAGCTCCTATGATGTACTATGCATtatcatacatgtatcataCAGAATAAACATCCAAACCAGGATTGCACCACCAACTAAGATTCTAATAATTCTAATAATAGACTATggtataatgtaataataataataaaagatttGTGGACTTATCTACAACTATGATCTATACCACTTGTTATATTAATGAGTCACCAAATTTTGACCCACACATAATGACATCCTAAAATTTATTCATCTTTTCTGACTATATAGTTGTTGTTGGTGAGT comes from the Gigantopelta aegis isolate Gae_Host unplaced genomic scaffold, Gae_host_genome ctg5536_pilon_pilon, whole genome shotgun sequence genome and includes:
- the LOC121366394 gene encoding KRAB-A domain-containing protein 2-like yields the protein MATLRIYHSSEQFLLPLMYCYTERGVNSSSQPDAAEPFKSTALFVKRRGNVQKTTGVVVKPIVSNKFYSHGQVDLVNMQSSPQDQLKWIMVYQCHLTKFVILRPLSCKRAAEVAFQLMDIFLLFGAQAILQSDNGLEFLAQVITELKELWPQFIMVHGKPRHPQSQGSV